A genomic region of Pyrus communis chromosome 14, drPyrComm1.1, whole genome shotgun sequence contains the following coding sequences:
- the LOC137714648 gene encoding uncharacterized protein encodes MGDRRRRSRTMQMTQYQVSLDIEDIEMINAEAELANLLMQYEYHAESNYRGGFQMRRELFDSILNAVVNHNHYFARKIDVIGRQSLSPHQKLISTFWILANGCSADSIDKYCQLAESTAIENLKRFCQAIQAIYGATYLCKPNREDLKRLLRKVDKRGFYSMIGSLDCMHWEWKNCPTAWAGQFKGRHNKPTIVLEAVASYDTWIWHAFFGIPGSNNDINVL; translated from the exons atgggtGATAGAAGAAGGCGTAGCAGGACAATGCAGATGACACAATATCAAGTAAGCCTTGACATTGAGGATATAGAAATGATCAACGCAGAAGCTGAACTTGCAAACTTGCTTATGCAATATGAGTACCATGCCGAATCTAACTATCGTG GCGGTTTTCAGATGAGGAGAGAGCTTTTTGATAGCATCTTGAACGCAGTTGTCAATCATAACCACTACTTTGCAAGGAAGATAGATGTCATCGGCCGACAAAGTCTGTCACCTCATCAGAAGCTCATTTCTACATTTTGGATACTAGCTAATGGGTGCTCTGCAGACTCAATTGACAAGTATTGCCAACTTGCGGAGAGTACTGCTATTGAGAACCTGAAACGCTTCTGTCAAGCAATTCAAGCCATATATGGAGCCACATACCTCTGCAAGCCAAATCGTGAAGACTTGAAGAGGCTTCTACGCAAGGTAGACAAAAGAGGCTTCTATAGCATGATAGGAAGTCTCGATTGTATGCATTGGGAGTGGAAGAATTGTCCTACTGCTTGGGCTGGCCAATTCAAGGGCCGTCATAACAAGCCAACCATCGTGCTCGAGGCTGTGGCGTCTtatgacacatggatttggcatgcattCTTCGGCATTCCTGGATCAAACAACGATATCAACGTTCTTTGA
- the LOC137716232 gene encoding uncharacterized protein produces MVMERVRILTLTLFAASLLFLPKMKAQHVFPPARPLCASQFALANYACSMLPFTPTPPPTPPSPPPSPPDDDEGQEEEHGHGHGHGHNHGHRRVHHRHRHHDHQPIPAEDNCCKWLTQLDNQCVCELLVHLPNFLIRPAHAYTVAVGETCTISYTCGTPIRIKI; encoded by the coding sequence ATGGTCATGGAGAGAGTCAGGATTCTTACTTTAACCTTGTTTGCAGCTTCCTTGCTCTTCCTGCCGAAGATGAAGGCGCAGCATGTGTTCCCGCCTGCGCGCCCTCTCTGTGCATCGCAATTTGCGCTTGCTAACTATGCTTGCTCGATGCTCCCCTTTACTCCGACGCCCCCACCAACacccccctcccctcccccttcGCCCCCCGATGATGATGAAGGACAGGAAGAGGAACATGGACACGGTCACGGACATGGACACAACCATGGACATAGACGTGTCCATCACAGGCACAGGCATCATGATCATCAACCCATTCCTGCAGAGGATAACTGTTGTAAGTGGTTGACCCAGCTGGACAATCAATGTGTGTGTGAGCTGCTGGTTCACCTGCCCAACTTCCTCATTAGGCCTGCTCATGCGTACACCGTGGCTGTCGGAGAAACTTGCACCATTAGCTACACGTGCGGAACTCCGATCAGGATCAAGATATGA
- the LOC137715341 gene encoding DUF21 domain-containing protein At4g14240-like, protein MPLPPTAQTSALISPPNTTAKMMSWNGAKDLVMTSDDIPFGTGSWYLYAGVSCLLVLFAGIMSGLTLGLMSLNLVDLEILQRSGSPTEKKQAAKILPVVQKQHQLLVTLLLCNACAMEALPLYLDKIFHPVVAVVLSVTFVLLFGEIIPQSICSRYGLSVGANFVWLVRILMAICYPIAYPIGRVLDKVLGHSDDLFRRAQLKALVSIHGQEAGKGGELTHDETTIISGALDLTEKTAEEAMTPIESTFSLDVNSNLDWEAIGKILARGHSRVPIYSENPKNIIGLLLVKSLLTVRAEAEIPVSAVSIRRMPRVPADMPLYDILNEFQKGSSHLAAVVKSKGKSNLLTIPDVENFKEDKLAQLKSQLAASLPIKQDDKSGSVALDIDKAPKSLPNKPTVQPNGAINPNSSEDIEDGEVIGIITLEDVFEELLQEEIVDETDVYIDVHRRIRVAAAAAASSMARAPSTRKLLVGALSKHGQTPKKSAEDDGHSVRFSGSPREPLLGGKR, encoded by the exons ATGCCGCTTCCGCCGACCGCCCAAACCAGCGCCCTAATCTCGCCGCCGAATACGACGGCGAAAATGATGTCGTGGAACGGTGCCAAGGACCTGGTGATGACTTCTGACGACATTCCGTTCGGGACGGGGTCGTGGTATCTCTACGCCGGCGTCTCGTGCCTGCTCGTCCTCTTCGCCGGGATCATGTCCGGCCTCACCTTGGGGTTGATGTCACTCAACCTCGTCGACCTCGAAATCCTCCAGCGCAGCGGTAGCCCCACTGAGAAGAAGCAAGCCG CTAAGATACTACCTGTTGTGCAAAAGCAGCACCAACTTTTGGTCACGTTGCTTCTCTGTAATGCTTGTGCCATGGAG GCGCTTCCTTTATACCTTGATAAAATCTTTCACCCAGTTGTTGCTGTTGTGCTGTCTGTAACTTTTGTTCTGTTATTCGGGGAG ATTATTCCGCAATCTATTTGCTCAAGATATGGGCTTTCAGTTGGTGCCAATTTCGTTTGGCTTGTCCGCATTCTGATGGCCATTTGTTATCCAATTGCATACCCAATTGGAAGG GTTCTTGATAAGGTACTTGGACATAGTGATGATTTGTTTAGGCGGGCTCAATTGAAGGCCCTAGTCTCTATTCATGGCCAAGAG GCTGGTAAGGGAGGTGAACTCACACATGATGAGACAACGATCATCAGTGGAGCCCTAGATTTAACTGAAAAG ACCGCAGAGGAGGCTATGACACCTATTGAATCAACATTTTCCTTGGATGTTAATTCAAACTTAGACTG GGAAGCAATTGGGAAAATTCTTGCGCGAGGTCATAGTCGAGTCCCCATCTATTCTGAAAATCCAAAAAACATTATCGGCCTCCTTCTG GTGAAAAGTCTTCTCACAGTACGAGCAGAAGCAGAGATTCCGGTCAGTGCTGTTTCGATTCGAAGAATGCCTAG GGTTCCGGCAGATATGCCGCTTTATGATATACTTAATGAGTTTCAAAAAGGAAGCAGTCACCTGGCAGCTGTAGTGAAGAGCAAAGGAAAGAGCAACCTTCTGACAATTCCTGACGTAGAGAATTTCAAGGAGGATAAACTGGCACAGTTAAAATCTCAACTAGCTGCGTCCTTGCCAATCAAGCAAGATGACAAATCAGGGAGTGTTGCTCTCGACATAGATAAAGCTCCAAAGTCTCTGCCAAACAAGCCAACTGTTCAACCGAATGGCGCTATAAATCCAAATTCATCAGAGGACATTGAAGACGGGGAGGTCATAGGAATCATCACCCTGGAGGATGTTTTTGAAGAACTTCTGCAA GAGGAAATTGTAGATGAGACAGATGTATATATCGATGTACATAGGAG GATACGTGTGGCTGCTGCAGCAGCTGCTTCATCCATGGCACGAGCTCCATCAACTCGGAAGTTGCTTGTA